In Calypte anna isolate BGI_N300 chromosome Z, bCalAnn1_v1.p, whole genome shotgun sequence, the following are encoded in one genomic region:
- the MOB3B gene encoding MOB kinase activator 3B isoform X2 gives MSIALKQVFNKDKTFRPKRKFEPGTQRFELHKRAQASLNSGVDLKAAVQLPSGEEQNDWVAVHVVDFFNRINLIYGTICEFCTERTCPVMSGGPKYEYRWQDDMKYKKPTALPAPQYMNLLMDWIEMQINNEDIFPTNVVSHMSEEHQDCCALSYSGKYTVETSHIVNQWHFDS, from the exons ATGTCCATAGCACTAAAGCAAGTCTTCAATAAAGATAAAACGTTCCGCCCAAAACGCAAATTTGAACCTGGGACCCAGAGATTTGAACTTCACAAACGAGCACAGGCCTCTCTGAACTCAGGTGTGGACTTGAAAGCAGCTGTACAGTTGCCCAGTGGTGAAGAGCAAAATGACTGGGTAGCTGTCCATGTCGTTGACTTCTTCAATAGAATCAACCTTATTTATGGGACTATCTGTGAGTTCTGCACAGAGAGGACCTGTCCAGTGATGTCTGGAGGCCCTAAGTATGAGTATCGGTGGCAGGATGACATGAAATACAAGAAGCCCACAGCATTGCCAGCACCCCAGTATATGAATCTGCTCATGGACTGGATCGAGATGCAAATCAACAACGAAGATATATTTCCTACAAACGTTG TGAGTCACATGTCTGAGGAACACCAAGACTGCTGTGCCCTTTCATATTCTGGAAAATATACAGTGGAGACTTCTCATATTGTGAATCAGTGGCACTTTGACTCATGA
- the MOB3B gene encoding MOB kinase activator 3B isoform X1, giving the protein MSIALKQVFNKDKTFRPKRKFEPGTQRFELHKRAQASLNSGVDLKAAVQLPSGEEQNDWVAVHVVDFFNRINLIYGTICEFCTERTCPVMSGGPKYEYRWQDDMKYKKPTALPAPQYMNLLMDWIEMQINNEDIFPTNVGVPFPKNFLQICKKILCRLFRVFVHVYIHHFDRILLMGAEAHVNTCYKHFYYFVTELNLIDRRELEPLKEMTTRLCH; this is encoded by the exons ATGTCCATAGCACTAAAGCAAGTCTTCAATAAAGATAAAACGTTCCGCCCAAAACGCAAATTTGAACCTGGGACCCAGAGATTTGAACTTCACAAACGAGCACAGGCCTCTCTGAACTCAGGTGTGGACTTGAAAGCAGCTGTACAGTTGCCCAGTGGTGAAGAGCAAAATGACTGGGTAGCTGTCCATGTCGTTGACTTCTTCAATAGAATCAACCTTATTTATGGGACTATCTGTGAGTTCTGCACAGAGAGGACCTGTCCAGTGATGTCTGGAGGCCCTAAGTATGAGTATCGGTGGCAGGATGACATGAAATACAAGAAGCCCACAGCATTGCCAGCACCCCAGTATATGAATCTGCTCATGGACTGGATCGAGATGCAAATCAACAACGAAGATATATTTCCTACAAACGTTG GTGTTCCCTTTCCAAAGAACTTCCTTCAAATCTGCAAGAAGATACTCTGCCGGCTTTTTCGGGTGTTTGTTCACGTCTACATCCATCACTTCGACCGTATCCTCCTTATGGGGGCTGAGGCCCATGTTAATACCTGTTAcaagcatttttattattttgtgacAGAGCTCAACCTCATAGACCGCAGAGAGCTAGAGCCTTTG AAAGAGATGACAACCAGGTTGTGTCACTAA